The Aphis gossypii isolate Hap1 chromosome 3, ASM2018417v2, whole genome shotgun sequence genome includes a region encoding these proteins:
- the LOC114122442 gene encoding transmembrane protein 256-like: MNSDSVQGAVKWITYTNPVVTNSVQGFNSMLKWLGVASSSEKQNIIKMESSNILQMLGKNIYFYKMAGLLGASAVILGAYGAHVVAHKANPEEARNFETANRYHFYHTFALFGVPFCRFPRVTGALFISGTLIFCGTCYYNGLTADKTFNKYTPTGGMLLIAAWMSMIL; the protein is encoded by the exons ATGAATTCTGATTCAGTTCAAGGAGCTGTTAAGTGGATTACATATACGAATCCAGTCGTTACTAACTCTGTACAAGGGTTTAATTCAATG ctaAAGTGGTTGGGAGTGGCAAGTTCCagtgaaaaacaaaacattataaagaTGGAGAGTagcaatatattacaaatgcttggtaaaaatatttatttctataaaatggcCGGCCTTTTAGGAGCTTCTGCTGTTATATTAGGAGCTTATGGTGCGCATG ttgTGGCTCATAAAGCTAACCCAGAAGAAGCTAGAAATTTTGAAACAGCAAATCggtatcatttttatcatacttTTGCGTTATTTGGTGTACCATTTTGTCGTTTTCCTAGagtt ACTGGAGCTCTCTTTATCAGTggaactttaatattttgtggtaCATGCTACTATAATGGACTGACTGcagataaaacatttaataaatatacacccACTGGTGGTATGTTATTAATTGCGGCTTGGATGTCAATGAtactttag
- the LOC114122463 gene encoding uncharacterized protein LOC114122463 isoform X2 — translation MTYDVCQYNTENAENFKFVNKHGIHFMWYPATFSQSRLGNTSSNAILNGNAIHQNLFKNSSSSQNTNLTVPEAMKAGESSLGTMAEWKSSVYFNDIKINLYAEMNRYIIEWYTNPPCCQPNNLYIILIAHNKAILIVIQLDTNSVLLIDSHQHSSHGALICQSRISKLENLCVWYSKMLCDSAGSNPNAYELSFLYFKCEKRNNKKHMI, via the exons ATGACATATGATGTATGTCAATATAACACAGAAAAtgcagaaaattttaaatttgtaaataaacatGGCATACACTTCATGTGGTACCCCGCTACATTTTCACAATCAAGACTAGGAAATACAAGTTCAA ATGCAATACTAAATGGTAATGCAATCCACcaaaatttgttcaaaaacaGTAGCTCATCGCAAAATACTAACTTAACTGTGCCAGAAGCAATGAAAGCAGGAGAATCATCACTGGGCACCATGGCTGAAtgg AAAAGTTCAGTTTATTTTAACgatatcaaaattaacttGTATGCAGAAATGAACCGGTATATAATAGAATGGTATACTAACCCACCATGTTGTCAACCAAATAATCTTTACATAATTCTTATTGCTCACAACAAagcaattttaatagtaatacaattGGATACAAACTCA gtattacttATTGATTCTCATCAACATTCATCACATGGAGCTTTGATATGTCAATCGCGAATATCAAAATTAGAAAACCTATGTGTGTggtattcaaaaatgttgtgtGATTCAGCTGGGTCAAATCCAAATGCATATGAACtaagttttttatactttaagtgCGAAAAacgtaacaataaaaaacacatgatttaa
- the LOC114122463 gene encoding uncharacterized protein LOC114122463 isoform X1: protein MTYDVCQYNTENAENFKFVNKHGIHFMWYPATFSQSRLGNTSSKGSNACTIIALLMATNINTSNIRVNCLFTSPAKNSLTELFTDAILNGNAIHQNLFKNSSSSQNTNLTVPEAMKAGESSLGTMAEWKSSVYFNDIKINLYAEMNRYIIEWYTNPPCCQPNNLYIILIAHNKAILIVIQLDTNSVLLIDSHQHSSHGALICQSRISKLENLCVWYSKMLCDSAGSNPNAYELSFLYFKCEKRNNKKHMI, encoded by the exons ATGACATATGATGTATGTCAATATAACACAGAAAAtgcagaaaattttaaatttgtaaataaacatGGCATACACTTCATGTGGTACCCCGCTACATTTTCACAATCAAGACTAGGAAATACAAGTTCAA AAGGGAGTAATGCGTGTACTATTATAGCACTACTCATGGCAACTAACATAAACACATCGAACATTCGTGTCAATTGTCTGTTCACCTCACCTGCCAAAAATAGTCTCACTGAATTGTTTACAGATGCAATACTAAATGGTAATGCAATCCACcaaaatttgttcaaaaacaGTAGCTCATCGCAAAATACTAACTTAACTGTGCCAGAAGCAATGAAAGCAGGAGAATCATCACTGGGCACCATGGCTGAAtgg AAAAGTTCAGTTTATTTTAACgatatcaaaattaacttGTATGCAGAAATGAACCGGTATATAATAGAATGGTATACTAACCCACCATGTTGTCAACCAAATAATCTTTACATAATTCTTATTGCTCACAACAAagcaattttaatagtaatacaattGGATACAAACTCA gtattacttATTGATTCTCATCAACATTCATCACATGGAGCTTTGATATGTCAATCGCGAATATCAAAATTAGAAAACCTATGTGTGTggtattcaaaaatgttgtgtGATTCAGCTGGGTCAAATCCAAATGCATATGAACtaagttttttatactttaagtgCGAAAAacgtaacaataaaaaacacatgatttaa
- the LOC114122461 gene encoding FAST kinase domain-containing protein 4, producing the protein MMRWSRMPRHFMSVVRMQSSSITTTKLLRLDESKASNNIVAAAFESLKEIDNDKSRKSSFYIINNTIDNATTVEEILAISEIGLVSKQHALKAVSTLAEWASSGRVKLSEFETDIRFLKLCRMLGKENTKEKEHLFSDLSTVLGITGDDEAAKLISSISLPQMVKVLSTIGAKKKRSTTLLRSLAFNIGRCSEKMDIKQCADVLFALAILNFPDEVLLEKVSADVRSILSSTDRPSVIGSIVTSIGILRYRDPDLLESLSTWLEKHIDGCKQHILISYLLTLAYVNYKPNNMDNIIKVFQSTKQFHDFGNLNTWLDIIWSLVVLEKADNKHLATVLSPDFISSLMKLKGNKVVSIKLLNINGYAKTKIDYKGPLLDSNSEIFKLELMRSKDKQALMTTLIDSLSIMFPSENFVKTNVNTDLGFIIDAECALDSKLNPIPLDSSKIKSPETHLIAFMLTGFHDTCRGCHNEPNGITALNTRLVRSLGYKVLAVPYTELSTRDTLVNRVQYLKESLKNLLSEP; encoded by the exons atgatgAGGTGGTCAAGAATGCCAAGACACTTTATGTCTGTTGTACGAATGCAGTCTTCCAGTATAACTACTACCAAATTACTTCGTCTTGATGAATCCAAAgctagtaataatattgtagcagCAGCTTTTGAATCATTAAAAGAAATCGATAATGATAAATCCAGAAAATCatctttctatattattaataatacaattgataATGCCACTACAGTCGAAGAAATATTGGCAATATCTGAAATAGGATTAGTTTCTAAACAACATGcactaaaa GCTGTATCTACTTTAGCTGAGTGGGCTAGTTCTGGTCGAGTAAAATTATCAGAATTCGAAACTGATATAAGGTTTTTAAAGTTATGCAGAATGTTGGGGAAAGAAAACACAAAAGAAAAAGAACATTTATTTAGTGATCTGTCTACAGTCCTTGGCATTACAGGAGATGATGAAGCTGCTAAATTAATCTCTTCAATTAGTTTACCACAAATGgtcaaa GTATTATCAACTATCGGTGCTAAGAAAAAACGTTCTACAACTTTATTGCGATCACTAGCATTTAATATTGGAAGATGTTCTGAAAAGATGGATATTAAACAATGTGCTGATGTGCTTTTTGCTTTAGCTATACTTAATTTTCCTGATGAAGTTCTTTTGGAAAAAGTTAGCGCAGATGTGCGTAGTATTTTATCTTCAACTGATCGGCCTTCAGTTATTGGATCTATAGTAACAAGTATTGGAATTTTACGATACCGAGATCCAG atTTACTGGAATCCTTATCGACATGGTTAGAAAAACACATAGATGGATGCAAACAGCATAtactaatttcatatttattaacattagcATATGTTAATTACAAACCTAATAACATGGACAacataattaaa gtGTTCCAAAGTACAAAGCAATTTCATgattttggtaatttaaacACATGGCTAGATATTATTTGGAGTTTAGTAGTATTAGAAAAAGCGGACAATAAACATTTAGCAACAGTTTTATCACCTGATTTTATTTCAAgtcttatgaaattaaaag gtAACAAAGTTGtgtcaataaaattacttaatataaatggaTATGCTAAGAccaaaatagattataaag gaCCATTACTAGATTCGAATTCTGAGATTTTCAAACTTGAATTAATGAGATCAAAAGACAAACAAGCCTTAATGACAACATTAATAGACTCTTTATCAATCATGTTTCCATCAGAAAATTTTGTGAAAACTAATGTTAATACTGATTTAGGGTTTATAATtg atgCAGAATGTGCTCTTGATTCAAAACTAAACCCCATACCACTTGATAGTTCCAAGATAAAGAGTCCAGAAACACATTTAATAGCTTTTATGTTGACTGGATTTCATGACACGTGTCGTGGCTGCCACAATGAACCTAATGGAATTACAGCACTAAACACACGGCTAGTTCGTTCTCTTGGCTATAAGGTGCTAGCTGTTCCTTACACAGAATTAAGCACTCGAGATACATTAGTCAACAGAGTTCAATACCTTAAAGAAAGTCTTAAAAACTTGTTAAGTGAAccctaa
- the LOC114122462 gene encoding MICOS complex subunit Mic27-like, which translates to MKFKSIIKNRTANNGFLLTAYAYSAMPVVLAKDEQEPKLVRPKDLSIYPDESKEKKTEKENDWQPTIALGSIQKVREEIVNLNQQWSKVKDRVYIFIQTGVSHTESFVGDLRQENNSTLRAGFVAGSGLTGLLIAARRGMFKKLVYATTGASAAFYVGYPKESEEATKIIKRYSIVSYHFINNVTKDLTGYELPSLPLPKAEPQSDNSEETSKPDWTELFISLFDYVKEPLESLKQMVFNGKNEPADKDK; encoded by the exons atgaagttcaaaagcattattaaaaataga ACTGCAAACAATGGATTTTTATTAACGGCCTATGCTTATTCAGCAATGCCAGTGGTATTAGCCAAAGATGAACAAGAACCCAAGCTTGTCAGACCCAAAGATTTATCGATTTATCCTGACGAATCCAAAGAAAAGAAAAC tgaaAAAGAAAACGATTGGCAACCAACAATAGCCTTAGGTTCAATTCAAAAAGTTAGAGAAGAAATTGTCAACTTAAATCAACAATGGTCCAAAGTCAAAGATAgagtatacattttcattcaGACTGGGGTCAGCCACACAGaat CTTTTGTGGGTGATTTGAGGCAAGAAAATAATTCCACTCTCCGAGCTGGATTTGTGGCGGGAAGCGGTTTAACTGGTTTATTAATCGCAGCTAGAAGAggaatgtttaaaaaacttgTTTATGCCACGACTGGAGCATCAGCTGCATTTTATGTTGGTTATCCAAAAGAATCTGAAGAAGCTACTAAAATCATCAAACGTTATTCCATTGTTTcctatcattttataaataatg taaccaAGGATTTAACTGGCTATGAGTTACCATCATTACCATTACCAAAAGCCGAACCTCAATCAGATAATTCTGAAGAAACCAGCAAACCTGATTGGACAGAACTATTCATTTCATTGTTTGACTATGTGAAAGAACCACTGGAATCTTTAAaacaaatggtttttaatggaaaaaat gagCCAGCTGACAAGGACAAATAA